The Scomber japonicus isolate fScoJap1 chromosome 8, fScoJap1.pri, whole genome shotgun sequence genome has a segment encoding these proteins:
- the canx gene encoding calnexin produces MDQRVWFSVLLAAGLLCLSVSPVCRADDDAMEEALGDDVDVEDELDLDVAGVDDDEEELDLQDEAAAPKAPAIPKVTYKAPEPMGEHFFAESFDRGTLEGWVMSSAKKEGADEDIAKYDGKWSVEEMKDSKLPGDKGLVLKSRAKHHAISAQMLRPFTFDTKPLIIQYEVNFQSGIDCGGAYVKLLTQTPDLDLDHFVDKTPYTIMFGPDKCGEEYKLHFIFRHQNPKTGEYEEKHAKKPDADLRTYYTDKKTHLYTLVVNPDNTFEVLVDQTVVNSGSLLTDVTPPVNPPAEIEDPDDQKPEDWDERAKIQDPAAAKPEDWDEDAPAQIPDEEAVKPDGWLDDEPEYIGDPDAVKPEDWDEDMDGEWEAPQVPNPACETAPGCGAWKRPMIDNPNYKGKWKAPMIDNPNYQGVWKPRKISNPAFFEDLHPFRMSAFSAVGLELWSMTSDIFFDNFFISNDRITADRWANDGWGLKKAAEGAADPGLATQMLNAAEERPWLWVVYVLTVALPLVLIVVFCCTGKKKSAAATPAAEYKKTDEPQPDVKEEEEEEEEEEKAENSSPASGEKSDGEENAPEKEEEEEEEEEEEGEGEEKEEEEKLEDDVLRRSPRNRKVRRD; encoded by the exons ATGGATCAGCGGGTTTGGTTTAGCGTGCTCTTGGCGGCGGGGCTTCTGTGTCTCAGCGTGTCTCCCGTCTGTCGGGCCGATGACGACGCGATGGAAGAAGCTCTGGGAGACGACGTGGACGTGGAGGACGAGCTGGATCTGGACGTCGCCGGAGtcgatgatgatgaagaggagctgGACCTGCAGGACGAAGCTGCAGCTCCCAAGGCTCCAGCGATACCCAAG gtGACCTACAAAGCTCCAGAGCCGATGGGGGAACACTTCTTCGCTGAGAGCTTTGACAGGGGGACACTTGAAGG GTGGGTGATGTCGAGCGCTAAGAAGGAAGGTGCTGATGAAGATATCGCCAAGTACGACG gtaaaTGGTCggtggaggagatgaaggacaGTAAGCTTCCAGGTGATAAAGGTTTGGTTCTGAAGTCGAGAGCTAAACATCACGCCATCTCTGCTCAGATGCTGCGACCTTTCACCTTCGACACCAAGCCCCTCATCAtcca gTATGAGGTGAACTTCCAGTCAGGTATCGACTGCGGCGGAGCTTACGTCAAACTGCTGACTCAGACTCCTGACCTCGACCTG gaccACTTTGTGGATAAGACTCCGTACACCATCATGTTCGGACCTGATAAATGTGGAGAAGAATACAAGCTGCACTTCATCTTCAGACACCAGAACCCCAAAACCGGAGAATACGAAGAGAAGCACGCCAAGAAACCCGACGCTGACCTGAGAACCTACTACACTGATAAGAAGACACATCTGTACACTCtgg TGGTGAACCCTGACAACACCTTTGAGGTTCTGGTGGACCAGACGGTGGTGAACAGCGGCAGCCTGCTGACGGATGTGACCCCCCCCGTGAACCCCCCCGCTGAGATCGAAGACCCCGACGACCAGAAACCAGAAGACTGGGACGAGAGGGCCAAGATCCAGGACCCTGCTGCCGCCAAGCCCGAGGACTG ggacGAGGATGCTCCCGCTCAGATTCCCGATGAAGAAGCAGTGAAACCCGACGGCTGGCTGGACGACGAGCCCGAGTACATCGGAGACCCCGACGCCGTCAAACCCGAGGACTG GGACGAGGACATGGACGGCGAATGGGAAGCTCCTCAGGTCCCGAACCCGGCCTGTGAGACCGCCCCCGGCTGCGGAGCCTGGAAACGACCAATGATCGACAACCCCAACTACAAGGGCAAGTGGAAGGCTCCGATGATCGACAACCCCAACTACCAG GGCGTCTGGAAGCCGAGGAAGATCTCCAACCCGGCCTTCTTCGAGGACCTGCACCCCTTCAGGATGAGCGCCTTCAGTGCCGTGGGGCTGGAGCTCTGGTCCATGACCTCCGACATCTTCTTCGATAACTTCTTCATCTCCAACGACAGAATCACCGCAGACCGCTGGGCCAACGATGGATGGGGCCTGAAGAAGGCTGCAGAGGGAGCCGCTGAT cccGGTCTTGCCACCCAGATGTTGAACGCAGCAGAGGAGCGTCCGTGGCTCTGGGTCGTCTACGTTCTCACGGTGGCGTTACCGCTCGTCCTCATCGTCGTCTTCTGCTGCACCGGaaag aagaaGAGCGCAGCAGCGACGCCGGCGGCTGAATACAAGAAGACAGACGAGCCTCAGCCTGatgtgaaggaggaggaagaggaggaggaagaggaggagaaggctgAGAACAGCAGTCCAG CTTCAGGAGAGAAGAGCGACGGAGAGGAAAACGCtccagagaaagaagaagaagaagaggaagaggaggaagaagaaggagagggagaagagaaagaggaagaggag aaGTTAGAGGATGATGTTCTGAGGAGATCTCCTAGGAACAGGAAAGTCAGAAGAGACTAA